In Vespa velutina chromosome 1, iVesVel2.1, whole genome shotgun sequence, the following proteins share a genomic window:
- the LOC124947430 gene encoding intersectin-1 isoform X1: protein MANTQTPGMDPWMIQPRERTKYQEQFDSLRPINGIITGEQAKGLLLRSQLPSVVLGQIWALSDTDADGKMDINEFCIACKLITLKLRGFEIPKTLPPSLIQSLKSVSTTGNNAIGLTNGAATIPTQNNIASLVNLGGTGGVSVQPLVGMVPVSTPPARPLIGPPSNGTTGRPATPASPMTLPASRQNRQNVATNIHATTHTPSKPPARPAPPSVGIVPSTSTPSTGPPQRPTPPSSIGTNFATATNVPPPPKPAPPSFPNSPVAAMSPAKVLPTAATAIIPPIQSIQQIQPMTTSAIDLLDLDLSEGILRKKRLYSAPAVAPIAPLNTNPTPIAAFGMGQTMPMQPLCTGMVAPMTGGSTIIPSIAPMATGTGVVSTSPVVGLPLVSSTTSGVPPVNGTTVHTPVSTCTPLSTTARPPSIDRVGSVDSQHSQHSVGSPQSIEWAVPHQTKLKYTQLFNTWDRTRSGFLSGPQARNIMVQSQLPQSILARIWSLADMDSDGRLGCDEFVLAMHLCDLAKAGEQIPNTLPLELIPPTFRRQRQGSLTQSQGSIESVDPSAGMPQTSFEDKRKENFEKGQAELERRRKALLEIQRKEQEERERKEREEAEKQEKIKMEQERRRQAEIEKQMLRQKEIEQEKEEQRKRAHEQREAARKEMERQRHLEWEKQKSQELQAQRQKEQDVLLKLKAKNQTLTIELGTLNDKVKELSQKICDTRVGVSSVKTTIDGMRSTRDSQLQEMTALKNKLREQNQRLLALSQEKARIEAKNKLNAAQDTAGQEAIKMAFDNKQITLKQMKDKIADLQQQIDAKMSDIENNNGQLEDIKTQMKNLVADCKKLYVTFEDKKTKILELRASIGTGVATDYTTSAWGDSAWGDTGTTINDNDWPVNDTAIITNITEKPNAEVMKYRALYEFVARNQDEISFQPGDIILVPPVQNAEPGWMAGEIRGHTGWFPESYVEPIDSNASTDSTFMQQDSMEKRTLEGIAEVPENVSDAGSLGGEAPTVEAIVPTLGLGVVCNIQATALYQYRPTAEQHLSLDKGDAINVIEQQNDWWYGELSNGSKGWFPKSYVKETTTNGKDLIASVDDGLNEYYVALYQYASTETGDLSFNQGEVILVIKKEGDWWTGCIGDKTGIFPSNYVEKCDAPTQDIPLSTNAIEQNTTVITNAIESQEDKTVTTTQTPSQLEKTAEQLEDERAAAEDKAELPDFTAMSAQQYHKRGRKPEIVQVIAPYQATSAEQLDLQRGQLIMIRKKTDSGWWEGELQARGKKRQIGWFPASYVKPLTSSSNRSTPVSHGYQDSPTDPNVERVMALYPYQAQNEDELTFEKGDVITVLAKDEATWWKGELNGVSGVFPSNYVSPMSSKLTTELLLARLDPMERKRQEYIKELITTEQAYIEDMRLVHEVFEKPLIESLVLTLDEVDKIFVNWRDIIACNDNFLRTLRIRRENSEGGIVRMIGDILCENIPRMSAYIRFCSCQISAAVYLQRLTETLPEFVEVAHACQQDPRTKGMPLSSFLIKPMQRITKYPLIINKILEHTPHDHPDRQYLQEALAKAEEFCTQVNEGVREKENSDRLEWLQNHVVCDGLEEPLVFNSLTNSLGPRKLLHYGILHKAKSGKELVSFLTNDFLLFAQPTKSLPSGQQFSFERNEHQRFKMYRKPIFLNELSLLSDLDTSGSGSGSINGFEISDNTSKTLRLRDSKKPIILVVPSASECSLWMKRITEARKTFMENEKTRLQKQRSKQAQFGACGRILVTVFEGSNLKAPSGKCNTFCKVSMGSQEERTSVVSGTDCPLWDTSMQFQVKDLLEDTLCITVFDKGYYSPDEFLGRAEIKVVDIMRDSKDSCGPILQRFRLREVERGDVILKLDLRLFGSR, encoded by the exons gGCACTATCGGATACAGATGCAGATGGAAAGATGGACATAAATGAGTTTTGCATTGCTTGTAAATTGATCACTCTAAAACTACGAGGATTTGAAATTCCTAAAACATTACCTCCATCTCTTATTCAAAGTTTAAAATCTGTTTCCACCA CAGGCAATAATGCAATTGGCTTAACTAATGGTGCAGCTACTATACCAACCCAAAATAACATTGCTTCCCTAGTTAATTTGGGTGGCACTGGAGGTGTATCAGTGCAACCATTAGTCGGCATGGTACCAGTTAGTACTCCTCCGGCACGTCCTTTGATAGGTCCGCCATCCAATGGAACAACAGGACGTCCAGCTACACCTGCATCACCCATGACTTTACCAG CATCGCGACAAAATAGACAGAATGTGGCCACCAATATACATGCCACAACTCACACACCATCAAAGCCACCTGCTCGACCTGCACCACCCTCTGTGG GAATCGTGCCTTCCACAAGTACACCAAGCACTGGTCCACCTCAAAGACCAACACCACCTTCTAGTATTG GAACTAATTTTGCAACTGCCACAAATGTTCCACCACCACCAAAGCCAGCACCACCTTCATTTCCAAATAGTCCAGTTGCTGCAATGTCTCCAGCCAAAGTTCTACCGACTGCTGCTACAGCTATTATACCTCCTATTCAATCAATTCAACAAATACAGCCAATGACGACTTCTGCTATAG attTACTCGATCTTGATTTATCAGAAGGTatactaagaaaaaaaagattgtacA GTGCCCCAGCAGTAGCTCCAATTGCACCTTTAAATACGAATCCAACGCCAATTGCTGCCTTTGGTATGGGACAAACAATGCCAATGCAACCACTCTGTACTGGCATGGTTGCTCCAATGACAGGAGGGAGTACTATTATACCATCCATTGCTCCAATGGCTACtg GTACAGGTGTTGTATCGACATCTCCAGTTGTAGGTCTGCCATTAGTATCTTCAACAACAAGTGGTGTGCCGCCGGTAAATGGTACAACTGTTCATACACCAGTATCCACGTGTACACCATTAAGTACAACTGCTAGACCACCAAGTATAGATAGAGTGGGTTCTGTAGATTCTCAGCATAGTCAACATTCAGTTGGATCTCCACAATCTATAGAATGGGCTGTACCTcatcaaacaaaattaaaatatactcaattatttaatacctGGGATAGGACAAGATCTGGATTTTTGTCTGGGCCTCAAGCCAGGAACATAATGGTGCAGTCACAATTACCTCAATCAATACTAGCACGTATAtg GTCATTAGCAGATATGGATTCCGATGGTCGCTTAGGTTGTGACGAATTTGTATTGGCAATGCATTTATGTGATTTAGCTAAAGCAGGTGAACAAATTCCCAATACTCTTCCATTGGAACTTATTCCTCCCACATTTAGACGACAACGTCAAGGTAGCTTGACACAATCACAAGGTTCTATAGAAAGTGTCGATCCATCTGCTGGTATGCCACAG aCTTCATTTGAAGACAAACGAAAGGAGAACTTTGAAAAAGGACAAGCAGAACTAGAACGTAGACGTAAAGCTCTTTTAGAAATTCAGCGAAAAGAACAAGAGGAACgtgaacgaaaagagagagaagaagcagaaaaacaagaaaagattaa aaTGGAGCAAGAAAGACGTCGACAAGCGGAAATTGAGAAACAAATGTTAAGGCAAAAAGAAATCgaacaagaaaaggaagaacaacGAAAACGTGCTCATGAACAGAGAGAAGCTGCAAGAaa agaaatgGAGAGACAAAGACACTTAGAATGGGAAAAACAGAAATCGCAGGAACTTCAAGCACagagacaaaaagaacaaGATGTTTTACTTAAATTAAAAGCGAAGAACCAAACTTTAACTATAGAGCTTGGAACATtg AATGATAAAGTGAAAGAATTATCGCAAAAGATTTGTGATACCCGGGTTGGTGTCTCAAGTGTAAAAACAACAATCGATGGAATGAGATCAACTCGCGATTCACAATTGCAAGAAATGACagcgttaaaaaataaacttcgTGAACAAAATCAAAGGTTACTAGCACTTAGTCAGGAAAAAGCAAGAATAGAagcaaagaataaattaaatgctGCTCAAGATACAGCAGGACAGGAAGCAATAAAAATGGCATTCGATAACAAACAAATAACTCTCAAgcaaatgaaagataaaattgcTGATTTGCAACAACAG aTTGATGCTAAAATGTctgatatagaaaataataatggtcaacttgaagatataaaaacgcaaatgaaaaatttagtagcagattgtaaaaaattatacgttACATTTGAggataagaaaacaaaaattttagaaCTTAGGGCAAGTATTGGAACAGGTGTTGCAACAGATTATACAACATCAGCATGGGGTGACAGTGCTTGGGGCGACACTGGAACTACAATTAATGACAATGATTGGCCTGTCAACGATACCgctattattacaaatataacaGAAAAGCCTAATGCGGAAGTTATGAAATATAGAGCATTATATGAATTTGTAGCAAGGAATCAAGACGAAATATCATTTCAACCTGGTGATATTATTTTG GTACCACCTGTTCAAAATGCAGAACCTGGATGGATGGCTGGTGAAATACGTGGTCATACCGGTTGGTTCCCGGAATCGTATGTCGAACCAATAGATTCTAATGCTAGTACTGACAGCACATTTATGCAGCAGGATAGCATGGAAAAGCGAACATTAGA AGGTATTGCTGAAGTTCCCGAAAATGTATCTGATGCAGGATCTCTCGGTGGTGAAGCTCCTACAGTTGAAGCTATAGTACCAACCTTAGGATTAGGTGTTGTCTGTAATATACAAGCAACTGCTTTATATCAGTATCGTCCTACTGCAGAACAACATCTTTCTTTAGATAAAGGAGATGCTATTAATGTCATTGAGCAACAG aatgaTTGGTGGTATGGTGAATTAAGTAATGGAAGTAAAGGTTGGTTCCCTAAATCGTATGTGAAAGAAACTACCACTAATGGTAAAGATCTTATTGCTTCTGTGGATGATGGTCTCAATGAATATTATGTTGCACTTTACCAATATGCTTCAACTGAAACTGGTGATCTTAGTTTTAATCAAGGTGAAGTTATTTTAGTCatcaaaaaagaaggagattgGTGGACAGGATGCATAGGAGACAAAACTGGAATTTTTCCTTCCAATTATGTAGAGAAATGTGATGCACCTACTCAG gATATTCCTTTGTCTACTAATGCTATTGAACAAAATACCACTGTAATTACTAATGCAATAGAAAGTCAAGAAGATAAAACTGTTACCACGACGCAAACGCCATCA CAATTGGAAAAAACTGCAGAACAGCTCGAAGATGAGAGAGCAGCTGCAGAAGATAAAGCAGAATTACCTGACTTCACTGCTATGTCTGCTCAACAG TATCATAAG agagggagaaagccTGAAATTGTACAAGTTATTGCACCCTATCAAGCTACTAGTGCTGAACAGTTAGATTTACAAAGAGgacaattaataatgatacgtAAAAAGACGGATAGTGGATGGTGGGAAGGAGAACTTcag GCACgtggaaaaaagagacaaattgGTTGGTTCCCAGCATCTTATGTTAAACCATTAACTAGTAGCAGTAACAGAAGTACACCTGTTTCTCACGGATATCAAGATTCACCAACGGATCCAAATGTTG AACGTGTTATGGCTCTGTATCCATACCAAGCACAAAATGAAGATGAGTTAACGTTTGAGAAAGGTGATGTTATAACAGTGCTTGCCAAAGATGAAGCAACATGGTGGAAAGGCGAATTGAATGGAGTTTCTGGAGTCTTTCCTAGCAATTATGTCTCTCCTATGT CAAGTAAGCTGACAACTGAACTATTGCTGGCAAGGCTTGATCCAATGGAGAGAAAACGTCAAGAGTATATAAAAGAACTTATTACAACTGAACAAGCATATATAGAAGATATGAGGCTAGTACATGAG GTATTTGAGAAACCTCTTATTGAAAGTCTAGTTTTAACTTTAGATGAGGTGGATAAAATCTTTGTAAACTGGAGAGATATTATAGCCtgtaatgataattttttaag aactttaagaataagaagagaaaacagtGAAGGTGGAATTGTTAGAATGATTGGTGATATTTTATGTGAAAAT ATACCGAGAATGTCAGCTTATATAAGATTTTGTAGTTGTCAAATATCTGCTGCTGTATATCTTCAACGATTAACAGAAACTTTACCAGAATTTGTTGAAGTTGCACATGCTTGTCAGCAAGATCCAAGAACCAAAGGAATGCCACTTAGTTCATTTTTGATTAAACCTATGCAAAGGATTACCAAATATccacttattattaataaa ATTTTAGAACACACGCCACATGATCATCCAGATAGACAATATCTTCAAGAAGCATTAGCCAAAGCAGAAGAGTTTTGTACACAA gTTAATGAAGGTgtgagggaaaaagaaaatagtgatAGACTAGAATGGTTGCAAAATCATGTCGTATGTGATGGTCTTGAAGAACCACTtgtatttaattctttaaccAATTCACTAGGAccaagaaaattattacattatggTATTCTTCATAAG GCCAAAAGTGGAAAAGAACTTGTTAGTTTTCTAACaaacgattttttattatttgcgcAACCGACGAAATCTTTGCCAAGTGGACAACAATTTTCGTTTGAACGTAACGAACATCAACGatttaaaatgtatagaaag CCGATATTTCTTAATGAATTATCATTGCTATCCGATTTAGATACAAGTGGAAGTGGAAGTGGAAGTATAAATGGATTTGAAATCTCAGATAATACATCCAAAACTTTGAGACTTAGAGATTCAAAAAAGCCAATAATATTGGTGGTACCATCCGCGAGTGAATGTTCATTATGGATGAAAAGAATTACAGAAGCACGCAAAACATTTATGGAAAATGAGAAGACTCGTTTACAGAAACAGCGATCTA AGCAGGCGCAATTTGGAGCATGTGGACGCATTCTTGTTACT
- the LOC124947430 gene encoding intersectin-1 isoform X17, with protein sequence MANTQTPGMDPWMIQPRERTKYQEQFDSLRPINGIITGEQAKGLLLRSQLPSVVLGQIWALSDTDADGKMDINEFCIACKLITLKLRGFEIPKTLPPSLIQSLKSVSTTGNNAIGLTNGAATIPTQNNIASLVNLGGTGGVSVQPLVGMVPVSTPPARPLIGPPSNGTTGRPATPASPMTLPASRQNRQNVATNIHATTHTPSKPPARPAPPSVGIVPSTSTPSTGPPQRPTPPSSIGTNFATATNVPPPPKPAPPSFPNSPVAAMSPAKVLPTAATAIIPPIQSIQQIQPMTTSAIDLLDLDLSEGILRKKRLYSAPAVAPIAPLNTNPTPIAAFGMGQTMPMQPLCTGMVAPMTGGSTIIPSIAPMATGTGVVSTSPVVGLPLVSSTTSGVPPVNGTTVHTPVSTCTPLSTTARPPSIDRVGSVDSQHSQHSVGSPQSIEWAVPHQTKLKYTQLFNTWDRTRSGFLSGPQARNIMVQSQLPQSILARIWSLADMDSDGRLGCDEFVLAMHLCDLAKAGEQIPNTLPLELIPPTFRRQRQGSLTQSQGSIESVDPSAGMPQTSFEDKRKENFEKGQAELERRRKALLEIQRKEQEERERKEREEAEKQEKIKMEQERRRQAEIEKQMLRQKEIEQEKEEQRKRAHEQREAARKEMERQRHLEWEKQKSQELQAQRQKEQDVLLKLKAKNQTLTIELGTLNDKVKELSQKICDTRVGVSSVKTTIDGMRSTRDSQLQEMTALKNKLREQNQRLLALSQEKARIEAKNKLNAAQDTAGQEAIKMAFDNKQITLKQMKDKIADLQQQIDAKMSDIENNNGQLEDIKTQMKNLVADCKKLYVTFEDKKTKILELRASIGTGVATDYTTSAWGDSAWGDTGTTINDNDWPVNDTAIITNITEKPNAEVMKYRALYEFVARNQDEISFQPGDIILVPPVQNAEPGWMAGEIRGHTGWFPESYVEPIDSNASTDSTFMQQDSMEKRTLEGIAEVPENVSDAGSLGGEAPTVEAIVPTLGLGVVCNIQATALYQYRPTAEQHLSLDKGDAINVIEQQNDWWYGELSNGSKGWFPKSYVKETTTNGKDLIASVDDGLNEYYVALYQYASTETGDLSFNQGEVILVIKKEGDWWTGCIGDKTGIFPSNYVEKCDAPTQDIPLSTNAIEQNTTVITNAIESQEDKTVTTTQTPSQLEKTAEQLEDERAAAEDKAELPDFTAMSAQQYHKRGRKPEIVQVIAPYQATSAEQLDLQRGQLIMIRKKTDSGWWEGELQARGKKRQIGWFPASYVKPLTSSSNRSTPVSHGYQDSPTDPNVERVMALYPYQAQNEDELTFEKGDVITVLAKDEATWWKGELNGVSGVFPSNYVSPMSSKLTTELLLARLDPMERKRQEYIKELITTEQAYIEDMRLVHEVFEKPLIESLVLTLDEVDKIFVNWRDIIACNDNFLRTLRIRRENSEGGIVRMIGDILCENIPRMSAYIRFCSCQISAAVYLQRLTETLPEFVEVAHACQQDPRTKGMPLSSFLIKPMQRITKYPLIINKILEHTPHDHPDRQYLQEALAKAEEFCTQVNEGVREKENSDRLEWLQNHVVCDGLEEPLVFNSLTNSLGPRKLLHYGILHKAKSGKELVSFLTNDFLLFAQPTKSLPSGQQFSFERNEHQRFKMYRKPIFLNELSLLSDLDTSGSGSGSINGFEISDNTSKTLRLRDSKKPIILVVPSASECSLWMKRITEARKTFMENEKTRLQKQRSKQAQFGACGRILVTVFEGSNLKAPSGDHLSAIFD encoded by the exons gGCACTATCGGATACAGATGCAGATGGAAAGATGGACATAAATGAGTTTTGCATTGCTTGTAAATTGATCACTCTAAAACTACGAGGATTTGAAATTCCTAAAACATTACCTCCATCTCTTATTCAAAGTTTAAAATCTGTTTCCACCA CAGGCAATAATGCAATTGGCTTAACTAATGGTGCAGCTACTATACCAACCCAAAATAACATTGCTTCCCTAGTTAATTTGGGTGGCACTGGAGGTGTATCAGTGCAACCATTAGTCGGCATGGTACCAGTTAGTACTCCTCCGGCACGTCCTTTGATAGGTCCGCCATCCAATGGAACAACAGGACGTCCAGCTACACCTGCATCACCCATGACTTTACCAG CATCGCGACAAAATAGACAGAATGTGGCCACCAATATACATGCCACAACTCACACACCATCAAAGCCACCTGCTCGACCTGCACCACCCTCTGTGG GAATCGTGCCTTCCACAAGTACACCAAGCACTGGTCCACCTCAAAGACCAACACCACCTTCTAGTATTG GAACTAATTTTGCAACTGCCACAAATGTTCCACCACCACCAAAGCCAGCACCACCTTCATTTCCAAATAGTCCAGTTGCTGCAATGTCTCCAGCCAAAGTTCTACCGACTGCTGCTACAGCTATTATACCTCCTATTCAATCAATTCAACAAATACAGCCAATGACGACTTCTGCTATAG attTACTCGATCTTGATTTATCAGAAGGTatactaagaaaaaaaagattgtacA GTGCCCCAGCAGTAGCTCCAATTGCACCTTTAAATACGAATCCAACGCCAATTGCTGCCTTTGGTATGGGACAAACAATGCCAATGCAACCACTCTGTACTGGCATGGTTGCTCCAATGACAGGAGGGAGTACTATTATACCATCCATTGCTCCAATGGCTACtg GTACAGGTGTTGTATCGACATCTCCAGTTGTAGGTCTGCCATTAGTATCTTCAACAACAAGTGGTGTGCCGCCGGTAAATGGTACAACTGTTCATACACCAGTATCCACGTGTACACCATTAAGTACAACTGCTAGACCACCAAGTATAGATAGAGTGGGTTCTGTAGATTCTCAGCATAGTCAACATTCAGTTGGATCTCCACAATCTATAGAATGGGCTGTACCTcatcaaacaaaattaaaatatactcaattatttaatacctGGGATAGGACAAGATCTGGATTTTTGTCTGGGCCTCAAGCCAGGAACATAATGGTGCAGTCACAATTACCTCAATCAATACTAGCACGTATAtg GTCATTAGCAGATATGGATTCCGATGGTCGCTTAGGTTGTGACGAATTTGTATTGGCAATGCATTTATGTGATTTAGCTAAAGCAGGTGAACAAATTCCCAATACTCTTCCATTGGAACTTATTCCTCCCACATTTAGACGACAACGTCAAGGTAGCTTGACACAATCACAAGGTTCTATAGAAAGTGTCGATCCATCTGCTGGTATGCCACAG aCTTCATTTGAAGACAAACGAAAGGAGAACTTTGAAAAAGGACAAGCAGAACTAGAACGTAGACGTAAAGCTCTTTTAGAAATTCAGCGAAAAGAACAAGAGGAACgtgaacgaaaagagagagaagaagcagaaaaacaagaaaagattaa aaTGGAGCAAGAAAGACGTCGACAAGCGGAAATTGAGAAACAAATGTTAAGGCAAAAAGAAATCgaacaagaaaaggaagaacaacGAAAACGTGCTCATGAACAGAGAGAAGCTGCAAGAaa agaaatgGAGAGACAAAGACACTTAGAATGGGAAAAACAGAAATCGCAGGAACTTCAAGCACagagacaaaaagaacaaGATGTTTTACTTAAATTAAAAGCGAAGAACCAAACTTTAACTATAGAGCTTGGAACATtg AATGATAAAGTGAAAGAATTATCGCAAAAGATTTGTGATACCCGGGTTGGTGTCTCAAGTGTAAAAACAACAATCGATGGAATGAGATCAACTCGCGATTCACAATTGCAAGAAATGACagcgttaaaaaataaacttcgTGAACAAAATCAAAGGTTACTAGCACTTAGTCAGGAAAAAGCAAGAATAGAagcaaagaataaattaaatgctGCTCAAGATACAGCAGGACAGGAAGCAATAAAAATGGCATTCGATAACAAACAAATAACTCTCAAgcaaatgaaagataaaattgcTGATTTGCAACAACAG aTTGATGCTAAAATGTctgatatagaaaataataatggtcaacttgaagatataaaaacgcaaatgaaaaatttagtagcagattgtaaaaaattatacgttACATTTGAggataagaaaacaaaaattttagaaCTTAGGGCAAGTATTGGAACAGGTGTTGCAACAGATTATACAACATCAGCATGGGGTGACAGTGCTTGGGGCGACACTGGAACTACAATTAATGACAATGATTGGCCTGTCAACGATACCgctattattacaaatataacaGAAAAGCCTAATGCGGAAGTTATGAAATATAGAGCATTATATGAATTTGTAGCAAGGAATCAAGACGAAATATCATTTCAACCTGGTGATATTATTTTG GTACCACCTGTTCAAAATGCAGAACCTGGATGGATGGCTGGTGAAATACGTGGTCATACCGGTTGGTTCCCGGAATCGTATGTCGAACCAATAGATTCTAATGCTAGTACTGACAGCACATTTATGCAGCAGGATAGCATGGAAAAGCGAACATTAGA AGGTATTGCTGAAGTTCCCGAAAATGTATCTGATGCAGGATCTCTCGGTGGTGAAGCTCCTACAGTTGAAGCTATAGTACCAACCTTAGGATTAGGTGTTGTCTGTAATATACAAGCAACTGCTTTATATCAGTATCGTCCTACTGCAGAACAACATCTTTCTTTAGATAAAGGAGATGCTATTAATGTCATTGAGCAACAG aatgaTTGGTGGTATGGTGAATTAAGTAATGGAAGTAAAGGTTGGTTCCCTAAATCGTATGTGAAAGAAACTACCACTAATGGTAAAGATCTTATTGCTTCTGTGGATGATGGTCTCAATGAATATTATGTTGCACTTTACCAATATGCTTCAACTGAAACTGGTGATCTTAGTTTTAATCAAGGTGAAGTTATTTTAGTCatcaaaaaagaaggagattgGTGGACAGGATGCATAGGAGACAAAACTGGAATTTTTCCTTCCAATTATGTAGAGAAATGTGATGCACCTACTCAG gATATTCCTTTGTCTACTAATGCTATTGAACAAAATACCACTGTAATTACTAATGCAATAGAAAGTCAAGAAGATAAAACTGTTACCACGACGCAAACGCCATCA CAATTGGAAAAAACTGCAGAACAGCTCGAAGATGAGAGAGCAGCTGCAGAAGATAAAGCAGAATTACCTGACTTCACTGCTATGTCTGCTCAACAG TATCATAAG agagggagaaagccTGAAATTGTACAAGTTATTGCACCCTATCAAGCTACTAGTGCTGAACAGTTAGATTTACAAAGAGgacaattaataatgatacgtAAAAAGACGGATAGTGGATGGTGGGAAGGAGAACTTcag GCACgtggaaaaaagagacaaattgGTTGGTTCCCAGCATCTTATGTTAAACCATTAACTAGTAGCAGTAACAGAAGTACACCTGTTTCTCACGGATATCAAGATTCACCAACGGATCCAAATGTTG AACGTGTTATGGCTCTGTATCCATACCAAGCACAAAATGAAGATGAGTTAACGTTTGAGAAAGGTGATGTTATAACAGTGCTTGCCAAAGATGAAGCAACATGGTGGAAAGGCGAATTGAATGGAGTTTCTGGAGTCTTTCCTAGCAATTATGTCTCTCCTATGT CAAGTAAGCTGACAACTGAACTATTGCTGGCAAGGCTTGATCCAATGGAGAGAAAACGTCAAGAGTATATAAAAGAACTTATTACAACTGAACAAGCATATATAGAAGATATGAGGCTAGTACATGAG GTATTTGAGAAACCTCTTATTGAAAGTCTAGTTTTAACTTTAGATGAGGTGGATAAAATCTTTGTAAACTGGAGAGATATTATAGCCtgtaatgataattttttaag aactttaagaataagaagagaaaacagtGAAGGTGGAATTGTTAGAATGATTGGTGATATTTTATGTGAAAAT ATACCGAGAATGTCAGCTTATATAAGATTTTGTAGTTGTCAAATATCTGCTGCTGTATATCTTCAACGATTAACAGAAACTTTACCAGAATTTGTTGAAGTTGCACATGCTTGTCAGCAAGATCCAAGAACCAAAGGAATGCCACTTAGTTCATTTTTGATTAAACCTATGCAAAGGATTACCAAATATccacttattattaataaa ATTTTAGAACACACGCCACATGATCATCCAGATAGACAATATCTTCAAGAAGCATTAGCCAAAGCAGAAGAGTTTTGTACACAA gTTAATGAAGGTgtgagggaaaaagaaaatagtgatAGACTAGAATGGTTGCAAAATCATGTCGTATGTGATGGTCTTGAAGAACCACTtgtatttaattctttaaccAATTCACTAGGAccaagaaaattattacattatggTATTCTTCATAAG GCCAAAAGTGGAAAAGAACTTGTTAGTTTTCTAACaaacgattttttattatttgcgcAACCGACGAAATCTTTGCCAAGTGGACAACAATTTTCGTTTGAACGTAACGAACATCAACGatttaaaatgtatagaaag CCGATATTTCTTAATGAATTATCATTGCTATCCGATTTAGATACAAGTGGAAGTGGAAGTGGAAGTATAAATGGATTTGAAATCTCAGATAATACATCCAAAACTTTGAGACTTAGAGATTCAAAAAAGCCAATAATATTGGTGGTACCATCCGCGAGTGAATGTTCATTATGGATGAAAAGAATTACAGAAGCACGCAAAACATTTATGGAAAATGAGAAGACTCGTTTACAGAAACAGCGATCTA AGCAGGCGCAATTTGGAGCATGTGGACGCATTCTTGTTACT